From the Streptomyces nigrescens genome, one window contains:
- a CDS encoding sensor histidine kinase, with protein sequence MFGRHLWAPLRGLALFGLGLTAGPMLAAVGLGTLFGIQALAQWYRDPLNVYRTLASRWCGVDIPVPYQPPPPPPEPEHDGWYRYKNRLYLTPKKLSYERRWDWLVKDPATSRDILWMLINPFVGSVTALLPLTLVVVGTTFPWSWPGHPGITVPITVATALAGFGFGPVLLHLHGRWTCQLLAAATDSGIRRALIWIGRGGLATWRLALTAGLAVAELAAALMHLLAMVPILLWAWPTVLVAGRQLTSWRRHQIQEWTGIRIDRPYLPEPALPPPRPDGTYQIGRTLHRTPEMALRSLRYRQNARDLATWRDLLWLLLDPVVGVLLAALPVVVTGYCFFGLIWSWAWASLLQPFVDFHTFDRWPLIIHVIPVIGDYPIATAPLIGVIGTLIGSLLAIPLLRLHGLWSWLLLGPTKSALLGRRVDQLTETRTEARETLSSELRRIERDLHDGAQAQWVAMGMKLGAIEALIERDPASAKMMVGTAREASAKALIELRHLIRGINPPVLAERGIADAIRGLALDSPLSVGLRIDLPGRPERPVESAAYFAVSELLTNVSKHADADRVRIDVRHTAQHLRIAITDNGAGGADPAKGSGLRGVQRRLATFDGSLAVHSPLGGPTTVTLEIPCVLSS encoded by the coding sequence ATGTTCGGACGGCACCTGTGGGCGCCCCTGCGCGGCCTTGCGCTGTTCGGGCTGGGACTCACCGCCGGCCCGATGCTGGCCGCCGTCGGCCTCGGCACGCTCTTCGGCATCCAGGCGCTCGCCCAGTGGTACCGCGATCCGCTCAATGTGTACCGCACCCTCGCGAGCCGGTGGTGCGGGGTGGACATCCCGGTGCCGTACCAGCCCCCGCCGCCGCCCCCCGAACCCGAACACGACGGCTGGTACCGCTACAAGAACCGGCTCTACCTGACCCCGAAGAAGCTCTCCTACGAACGGCGTTGGGACTGGCTGGTCAAGGACCCGGCCACCTCCCGGGACATCCTGTGGATGCTGATCAACCCCTTCGTCGGCAGCGTCACGGCGCTGCTGCCGCTCACGCTGGTCGTGGTGGGAACCACGTTCCCCTGGTCCTGGCCGGGACATCCCGGGATCACCGTCCCGATCACCGTGGCGACGGCACTGGCGGGCTTCGGCTTCGGGCCGGTCCTGCTCCATCTGCACGGCCGCTGGACCTGCCAACTGCTCGCGGCCGCAACCGACTCGGGGATACGCCGTGCGCTGATCTGGATCGGCCGCGGTGGGCTCGCCACCTGGCGGCTGGCCCTCACCGCCGGACTCGCGGTCGCCGAACTGGCCGCCGCACTCATGCATCTGCTGGCCATGGTGCCGATCCTGCTGTGGGCCTGGCCGACCGTGCTGGTCGCCGGCCGGCAGCTCACCTCCTGGCGCCGGCATCAGATCCAGGAGTGGACCGGCATCCGGATCGACCGGCCCTATCTGCCCGAACCGGCCCTGCCACCGCCCCGGCCCGACGGCACCTACCAGATCGGCCGCACGCTCCACCGCACCCCGGAGATGGCGCTGCGGTCCCTGCGGTACCGGCAGAACGCACGGGATCTGGCCACCTGGCGGGACCTGCTGTGGCTCCTGCTCGACCCCGTCGTCGGGGTGCTGCTCGCCGCGCTTCCCGTAGTGGTCACCGGGTACTGCTTCTTCGGCCTGATCTGGTCGTGGGCCTGGGCATCGCTGCTTCAGCCCTTCGTCGACTTCCACACGTTCGACCGCTGGCCCCTGATCATCCATGTCATCCCGGTCATCGGCGACTACCCGATCGCCACCGCCCCGCTGATCGGCGTGATCGGCACCCTTATCGGGAGCCTGCTCGCCATCCCGCTGCTGCGGCTGCACGGTCTGTGGAGCTGGCTCCTCCTCGGGCCGACCAAGTCGGCCCTGCTCGGCCGCCGGGTGGACCAGCTCACCGAAACCCGGACGGAGGCCCGGGAGACCCTCTCCTCCGAGCTGCGCCGGATCGAACGGGACCTGCACGACGGAGCGCAGGCGCAGTGGGTGGCCATGGGGATGAAGCTCGGCGCCATCGAGGCGCTCATCGAACGGGACCCGGCGTCCGCCAAGATGATGGTCGGGACCGCCAGGGAAGCCTCCGCGAAAGCCCTCATCGAGTTACGCCATCTGATCCGTGGCATCAATCCACCGGTGCTCGCCGAACGCGGTATCGCGGACGCCATCCGCGGACTGGCCCTGGACTCGCCGCTCTCGGTCGGTCTGCGGATCGACCTGCCCGGCCGCCCCGAGCGCCCCGTCGAGTCCGCCGCCTATTTCGCGGTGTCCGAACTGCTCACCAATGTTTCCAAACACGCCGACGCGGACCGTGTGCGCATCGACGTGCGCCACACGGCGCAGCATCTGCGGATCGCGATCACCGACAACGGGGCCGGTGGCGCCGATCCCGCGAAGGGCAGCGGGCTGCGCGGCGTCCAGCGGCGGCTCGCTACATTCGACGGAAGTCTCGCCGTGCACAGTCCACTTGGCGGTCCCACCACAGTCACTCTGGAGATTCCGTGCGTGTTGTCCTCGTAG
- a CDS encoding response regulator transcription factor produces the protein MRVVLVEDLYLLREGLTHLLTAHGFEVVSAVETGPELLTAVEEHRPDVAIVDVRLPPTFTDEGLQAAHEARRRIPGLPVLVLSQHVEQLYARELLADGSGAIGYLLKDRVFNATQFVDALRRVAEGGTAMDPEVISKLVESNAHQEPLGTLTAREREVLELMAEGCSNAAVSHRLYISEGAVSKHIASVFTKLNLTNSNDTNRRVLAVLAYLNSANLD, from the coding sequence GTGCGTGTTGTCCTCGTAGAGGACCTCTACCTGCTGCGCGAAGGTCTGACCCATCTGCTCACCGCGCACGGCTTCGAGGTCGTCTCCGCAGTCGAGACCGGCCCGGAGCTGCTCACGGCGGTGGAGGAACACCGGCCCGATGTCGCGATCGTGGATGTCCGGCTACCGCCCACGTTCACCGATGAGGGGCTGCAGGCGGCGCACGAGGCTCGCCGGCGGATCCCCGGCCTGCCCGTCCTGGTGCTCTCCCAGCACGTCGAGCAGCTCTATGCGCGGGAACTGCTGGCCGACGGTTCCGGTGCCATCGGATATCTGCTGAAGGACCGGGTGTTCAACGCCACGCAGTTCGTGGACGCGCTGCGCCGGGTCGCCGAGGGCGGTACCGCGATGGACCCGGAGGTCATCTCCAAGCTGGTGGAGAGCAATGCCCATCAGGAGCCGCTGGGCACCCTGACCGCCCGGGAGCGGGAGGTCCTGGAGCTGATGGCCGAGGGCTGTTCCAATGCCGCGGTCTCGCACCGCCTCTACATCAGCGAAGGCGCGGTGAGCAAGCACATCGCCAGCGTCTTCACCAAGCTGAACCTCACCAACTCCAATGACACCAACCGCCGGGTGCTCGCGGTCCTCGCCTACTTGAACAGCGCGAACCTGGACTGA